ATTACCTTGGATGAACGTGCACTAACCGATTGGGCACGTGATTCGTTTGCTAAGCGTGTGGCGATTTTACGTCAATCTCAACATTTTGACGTGAAATTAACAGTGCGTGAATTTGTTGAGTTTGGACGCTATCCGTATTCCAAAGGACGTTTAACCGATGAAGACCATCAAAAGGTGACTGACTGTTTAGCTTACTTGAATTTAGAATCATTCAGTCATCGCTTTATCGACGAATTATCCGGTGGACAGCGCCAACGCGTCTTGCTGGCGATGATTATGGCACAAGACACTGAATTTGTATTATTAGATGAACCGTTGAACAATCTAGATATTAGTCAGACAATTCATTTGATGAATCTCTTAAGAAAATTAGTTGCACAATATAATAAACGTATTGTGATGATTGTGCATGATATTAATATTGCTGCCCAATTTGCTGATTATATTG
The genomic region above belongs to Aerococcaceae bacterium zg-1292 and contains:
- a CDS encoding ATP-binding cassette domain-containing protein, coding for MLITNLSKRFFHGKKVQTVLDDVELAIPKGQLTAIIGPNGAGKSTLLNIMSRLEAADSGSITLDERALTDWARDSFAKRVAILRQSQHFDVKLTVREFVEFGRYPYSKGRLTDEDHQKVTDCLAYLNLESFSHRFIDELSGGQRQRVLLAMIMAQDTEFVLLDEPLNNLDISQTIHLMNLLRKLVAQYNKRIVMIVHDINIAAQFADYIVAMKDGKICAQGGVHQMMTPEILEPLYNIKVERIEHNGHPIINFYEHDIL